From the Desertibacillus haloalkaliphilus genome, one window contains:
- a CDS encoding DUF554 domain-containing protein, with the protein MVLLGTIVNGLAIIIGACLGAIIKNIPEGVKSTVMQAIALAVIILGISMGLQTEQFLIVIGSLVIGSILGERWALEDRLNQLGKWLEKKSGSKEEGSVAKAFVTTTLIYVVGAMAVVGALDSGLRSDHSVLYTKAMLDGFSAIIFTSTLGFGVIFSAIPVIIYQGTIALFATQIDKFIPSELMDAFIVEMTAVGGIMILGIGLNIIGLLKVRVANLLPAILVTAVLVPIVYYWTTIVSFTQMYVPFIG; encoded by the coding sequence ATGGTGCTTTTAGGAACAATCGTCAATGGACTAGCGATCATTATTGGCGCATGTCTTGGTGCGATTATAAAGAACATTCCTGAAGGGGTAAAGTCAACAGTTATGCAAGCAATCGCTTTGGCTGTTATCATTTTAGGAATTAGTATGGGATTACAAACGGAACAGTTTTTAATCGTTATCGGAAGTCTTGTTATTGGAAGTATTTTAGGTGAACGTTGGGCGTTAGAAGATCGCCTGAATCAGTTAGGAAAATGGTTAGAAAAGAAAAGTGGTTCAAAAGAAGAGGGATCAGTTGCGAAAGCCTTTGTAACAACAACGTTAATTTATGTAGTCGGTGCGATGGCTGTAGTCGGTGCACTTGATAGCGGCTTACGTAGTGACCATTCCGTTCTATATACGAAAGCAATGCTTGATGGTTTTTCTGCGATCATTTTTACGTCTACATTAGGGTTTGGAGTGATTTTTTCAGCGATTCCAGTGATCATCTATCAAGGAACGATCGCATTGTTTGCAACCCAAATTGATAAATTTATTCCGAGCGAATTGATGGATGCTTTCATCGTCGAAATGACCGCAGTTGGCGGGATTATGATTCTCGGTATCGGTCTAAATATTATTGGTTTGCTTAAAGTTAGAGTCGCAAACTTGTTACCAGCCATTTTAGTAACGGCTGTGCTTGTGCCAATTGTATATTACTGGACCACAATTGTTAGTTTTACACAAATGTATGTGCCATTTATCGGTTAG
- a CDS encoding DUF951 domain-containing protein, with the protein MDAKEFQLNDVVEMKKPHPCGENRWKIIRLGMDIRIKCLGCDHSVLLPRREFTKKLKKVLEQVEE; encoded by the coding sequence TTGGATGCTAAAGAATTTCAGTTGAACGATGTTGTTGAAATGAAAAAGCCTCACCCTTGTGGAGAAAATCGTTGGAAAATCATTCGGTTAGGGATGGATATTCGAATTAAATGTTTAGGTTGTGACCATAGTGTTCTCTTACCAAGGCGTGAATTTACAAAAAAATTAAAAAAAGTACTCGAACAGGTA
- a CDS encoding ParB/RepB/Spo0J family partition protein: MAKGLGKGIQAFFPDAGEENEESVKEVSIKELRPNPYQPRKTFSDESIDELKQSIINHGILQPLIVRKSIKGYEIVVGERRYRAATEAGLTKVPVVVRELSEDKMMELALIENLQREDLNPLEEASAYEKLMKHLNLTQEQLAKRLGVSRPHIANHLRLLQLPEVVQEFIADGELSMGHGRALLGLKDKEKLPAILEKVMKEKLSVRELEQLIQRVNENVSRETKDKKAEPSIFIKEKEAYLRERLGTSVAIKKGKKKGKIEIEFFSEDDLERILLLFEEEQGNIGS; this comes from the coding sequence AAAGAGGTGAGCATCAAAGAATTACGACCCAACCCATACCAACCAAGAAAAACATTCTCTGACGAATCAATTGATGAGTTAAAGCAGTCAATTATTAATCATGGGATCTTGCAACCGTTAATCGTCCGTAAAAGCATTAAAGGGTATGAAATCGTTGTTGGTGAGCGTCGCTATCGCGCAGCAACTGAAGCTGGTTTAACGAAAGTTCCAGTTGTTGTTCGGGAACTGTCTGAAGATAAAATGATGGAGTTAGCATTGATTGAAAACCTTCAACGTGAGGACTTGAACCCACTGGAAGAAGCGAGTGCTTATGAAAAATTGATGAAGCATTTAAATCTCACTCAAGAGCAGTTGGCAAAACGATTAGGCGTAAGTCGGCCACATATTGCAAATCATTTACGTTTGCTTCAACTTCCTGAAGTTGTACAGGAATTCATTGCTGATGGTGAGTTATCGATGGGGCATGGGCGAGCGCTTCTAGGGTTAAAGGATAAGGAAAAACTCCCCGCTATACTTGAAAAAGTGATGAAAGAGAAGTTGAGTGTACGAGAGCTTGAGCAATTGATACAGAGAGTGAATGAAAATGTTTCACGTGAAACAAAAGATAAAAAAGCAGAGCCTTCCATTTTTATTAAGGAGAAGGAAGCTTATCTACGTGAACGGTTAGGTACATCTGTTGCGATAAAGAAAGGGAAGAAAAAAGGGAAAATAGAAATCGAATTCTTTTCAGAAGATGATTTAGAACGAATTTTACTTTTGTTTGAAGAAGAACAAGGGAACATCGGTTCATAG
- a CDS encoding aminotransferase class V-fold PLP-dependent enzyme produces MSNYIYFDHAASSFPKPEAVVEAVSTALMEYSANPGRGGHQLAVRAADVIYQTRLKLAKMFHLKNPRNVLFYQNATVALNQAIKGMKLERGDHIITTTYEHNSVRRPLEFLQREKGITITYLPPNEDGDITATRLRGAVTEKTRAVVVSHGSNVTGAITPLEEISEVTKEHQLTFIVDASQTAGVLPINMEELAIDMLAFPGHKGLLGPQGTGALLIQDDVELLPLVHGGTGSHSEVIDQPLERPQRYESGTLNTPGIAGLSAGIDEVNSIGLDEIFAHELSLTYQCIDGLEQIASVRVFGPNRDQKRLAVIPFVIEGVDVHEVATILDQHYQVAVRAGLHCSPIAHETVGTIDGGTLRVSFGHSNTSAEVETFIQSIKEITEGLLG; encoded by the coding sequence GTGAGTAACTATATTTATTTTGACCATGCAGCATCATCGTTTCCTAAGCCAGAGGCAGTTGTAGAGGCTGTTTCAACAGCACTAATGGAATATAGCGCAAACCCTGGCCGAGGTGGACACCAACTAGCAGTGAGAGCTGCAGATGTTATCTATCAAACACGATTGAAGTTAGCCAAAATGTTTCATTTGAAAAATCCACGAAATGTGCTTTTTTACCAAAATGCAACAGTTGCATTAAACCAAGCGATTAAAGGGATGAAGCTTGAGCGTGGCGACCACATCATTACAACGACATATGAACATAATTCTGTTCGACGTCCGCTTGAATTTTTACAACGAGAAAAGGGGATTACGATCACTTATTTACCGCCTAATGAAGATGGAGATATTACTGCAACAAGATTGCGAGGTGCAGTGACAGAGAAAACTCGTGCGGTTGTTGTTAGTCATGGTTCAAATGTGACAGGAGCGATTACCCCGTTAGAAGAGATTAGTGAAGTAACGAAAGAGCATCAGTTAACGTTTATTGTCGATGCTTCACAAACAGCTGGTGTTCTACCGATAAACATGGAAGAGCTGGCCATTGATATGCTCGCGTTTCCTGGACACAAAGGGTTACTTGGCCCACAAGGAACTGGAGCACTTTTAATTCAAGATGATGTTGAGTTACTACCGCTTGTTCATGGTGGGACAGGCAGTCACTCAGAAGTGATTGATCAACCGCTAGAACGACCACAACGGTATGAAAGTGGGACATTAAACACACCTGGTATTGCTGGTTTATCTGCAGGGATTGATGAAGTGAATAGCATAGGGCTAGATGAAATTTTTGCCCATGAATTGAGCTTAACATACCAGTGCATCGACGGGCTTGAGCAGATCGCAAGTGTGCGTGTCTTTGGACCAAATCGCGATCAAAAACGACTAGCCGTGATCCCATTTGTAATTGAGGGTGTCGATGTCCATGAGGTAGCGACTATTTTGGACCAACATTATCAAGTTGCTGTTCGAGCCGGGCTACATTGCTCACCGATTGCACATGAAACAGTAGGGACAATTGATGGGGGAACATTACGTGTTAGCTTTGGCCATTCAAATACGAGTGCAGAAGTTGAAACATTTATACAATCGATAAAAGAGATCACAGAAGGTTTACTGGGATAG
- the yyaC gene encoding spore protease YyaC has product MIRKRGFFQKKQSPYRIHMDETDGVTALSNQLLSQVEEHRDRELVVVCIGTDRSTGDSLGPLIGTKLDERQLSSFHVYGTLENPVHAVNLEKSLNDIENNHYRPFIIAIDACLGRLNSVGKITLAEGPVKPGAAVNKKLPPVGDIHLTGIVNIGGMMEFFVLQNTRLHFVMKMAEMISESIHLTDTKLAQIKEKPTPLFKSLKPTFFQT; this is encoded by the coding sequence ATGATTCGAAAACGAGGGTTTTTCCAAAAAAAACAATCGCCTTACCGTATCCATATGGATGAAACCGATGGAGTGACTGCCCTTTCTAATCAACTGCTTTCCCAAGTAGAAGAACACCGTGATCGTGAGTTGGTTGTCGTTTGTATCGGAACAGACCGTTCGACCGGTGACTCACTTGGACCACTAATTGGCACAAAGCTTGACGAACGTCAATTGTCGTCGTTTCACGTGTACGGAACGTTAGAAAACCCAGTTCATGCCGTTAATTTAGAGAAAAGCCTTAATGATATCGAAAATAACCATTACCGGCCTTTTATCATTGCCATTGATGCTTGTCTTGGACGACTCAATAGTGTCGGTAAAATTACACTAGCAGAAGGTCCAGTTAAACCCGGTGCTGCTGTAAATAAAAAACTCCCCCCAGTTGGCGACATCCACCTGACCGGAATTGTCAATATCGGCGGAATGATGGAATTTTTTGTTCTCCAAAATACTCGTCTTCACTTTGTCATGAAAATGGCTGAAATGATATCGGAAAGTATCCATTTGACTGATACAAAACTAGCACAAATCAAAGAAAAACCTACACCACTCTTCAAGTCACTTAAACCAACATTTTTCCAAACATAA
- a CDS encoding YkvI family membrane protein, which produces MWYSGFKWMFLIIGTMIGAGYASGRELWEFFGSESGLAIILFAIFFIFSCTVILKISYKKSSSHYLPVLESLMGKKLTGLYDVMIILYLFSTTVIMLAGGGATLEVIQLPYWLGTVIIGGLLVLLFVWDTKGMTSMNSFIIPILITFLLGILLFFQYSNGFPIKVELTQQENWPAALTFTSLNVLPLIAVLAAIGHEIKYEGEIWIASIGSGIVLGSISFLYNESLLQVANDIMLYEIPLFAILKHYPYFMVLVMSGLLWLAIYTTAAAGVFGLVTRFRNYVNLPLWGLALILLALMIPLTTIGFSTLISILYPLYGVLNLYVFASILLYPIVNRYQLE; this is translated from the coding sequence ATGTGGTATAGCGGATTTAAATGGATGTTCTTAATTATTGGCACAATGATTGGTGCAGGTTATGCGTCTGGACGTGAATTGTGGGAGTTTTTTGGCAGTGAAAGTGGACTAGCGATTATTTTATTTGCTATCTTCTTTATATTTAGTTGCACAGTTATATTAAAGATTAGCTATAAAAAGTCATCCTCTCATTACTTGCCTGTTCTTGAGAGTCTGATGGGTAAAAAATTGACAGGCCTTTATGATGTCATGATCATTCTTTATTTATTCTCAACTACGGTAATCATGTTAGCGGGTGGTGGGGCTACGCTTGAAGTCATTCAATTACCTTACTGGTTAGGGACCGTCATTATTGGTGGATTGCTTGTTCTTTTGTTCGTTTGGGATACAAAAGGAATGACATCGATGAATTCTTTCATCATCCCCATTTTAATTACATTTTTGCTAGGTATTCTATTGTTCTTTCAATACTCAAATGGATTTCCGATTAAGGTTGAGTTAACTCAACAGGAGAATTGGCCAGCGGCATTAACGTTTACTTCATTAAATGTGTTGCCATTGATTGCTGTGCTTGCGGCGATTGGCCATGAGATTAAATATGAGGGTGAAATTTGGATTGCTAGTATTGGAAGTGGTATTGTCTTAGGGTCGATTTCGTTCTTATATAATGAATCACTATTGCAAGTGGCTAATGATATCATGTTATATGAAATTCCATTGTTTGCAATTTTGAAACATTACCCATATTTTATGGTGCTAGTGATGTCGGGGTTATTGTGGCTTGCGATTTACACAACAGCAGCTGCAGGTGTGTTTGGTTTAGTTACAAGATTTAGAAACTATGTGAACTTACCATTATGGGGGCTTGCACTTATCTTGCTAGCGCTCATGATCCCACTGACGACCATTGGGTTCTCAACGTTAATATCGATTTTATACCCGCTTTATGGCGTGCTAAACCTTTATGTATTTGCGTCGATTTTATTGTATCCAATTGTGAACCGGTATCAGCTCGAATGA